A genomic region of Rhodococcus oxybenzonivorans contains the following coding sequences:
- a CDS encoding ferritin, with protein sequence MRNEFAASQQYVAVAVYSQLAGRFYRQAAEERGHAMMIIQYFVDNTLEVTVPGIPDVVTQFDSVRAPVEIALEWERAVTDQIRTLARTARDSGDYLGEQFMQWFLKEQVEEVASMHTLLTIVDRAGDNLFNVENFVAREMSGVARADSTAPKQAYADD encoded by the coding sequence ATCCGCAACGAGTTCGCGGCGTCCCAGCAGTACGTCGCGGTCGCGGTGTACTCACAGCTGGCGGGACGCTTCTACCGGCAGGCGGCCGAGGAACGCGGCCACGCGATGATGATCATCCAGTACTTCGTTGACAACACACTCGAAGTAACGGTGCCGGGCATCCCGGACGTCGTCACCCAGTTCGATTCGGTCCGCGCGCCCGTCGAAATCGCACTCGAGTGGGAACGTGCCGTCACCGACCAAATCAGGACACTCGCGCGCACCGCCCGCGACAGCGGCGACTACCTCGGCGAGCAGTTCATGCAGTGGTTCCTCAAGGAGCAGGTCGAGGAGGTCGCCAGCATGCACACCCTGCTGACGATCGTCGACCGCGCCGGGGACAACCTCTTCAACGTCGAGAACTTCGTGGCCCGCGAGATGAGCGGCGTGGCCCGCGCCGACTCCACCGCACCGAAGCAGGCTTACGCCGACGACTGA
- a CDS encoding PaaI family thioesterase: protein MATFRELQAALSAAAPPIGLMGQLRRELRSATERLAEFRVPEQERYSQRNEMEGRGSPVLIPFAVEELSERYMAVGVEFTDAHLGGNAAVHGGIIPLLFDDLMGKFTRNNGQGVSRTAFLNVNYGKVTPLYRPLRAEVSIDRMEGRKTWITGGLLDGEELLADADALFVRLLPGQP, encoded by the coding sequence TTGGCGACCTTCCGCGAGCTGCAGGCTGCCCTGTCCGCAGCGGCGCCGCCCATTGGCCTGATGGGACAATTGCGCCGCGAGCTTCGTTCTGCGACGGAACGATTGGCGGAGTTTCGGGTGCCCGAACAGGAGCGCTACTCGCAGCGAAACGAGATGGAGGGCAGAGGGAGTCCGGTGCTGATCCCGTTTGCTGTTGAGGAGCTGAGCGAACGCTACATGGCCGTCGGTGTCGAGTTCACCGATGCGCACTTGGGCGGGAACGCCGCCGTCCACGGCGGCATTATTCCGCTGCTATTCGACGACTTGATGGGAAAATTTACGCGCAACAACGGGCAGGGTGTGTCGCGCACAGCATTTTTAAATGTGAACTACGGAAAGGTCACGCCACTCTATCGACCGCTGAGGGCGGAGGTGTCGATCGACCGGATGGAGGGCCGTAAGACGTGGATTACCGGCGGACTCCTCGATGGTGAGGAGTTGCTGGCAGACGCTGACGCGCTGTTCGTTCGGTTGCTTCCCGGGCAGCCGTGA
- a CDS encoding tyrosine-type recombinase/integrase: MGDERLRVISGDVAPGVATRDPQCFQAECVEAFVASWTARGFAESTIANDVGVLERMLAALGRPVWEVTAADVDRVVGELASSGRSVSTRRNYVQVFKGFHRFLEVRKAAEIEAAFGVRLACPLDEFNAARHVGDDSPTANTPPTPERVAAFFEFLKARIATARKYGPAARDYALFRTLYHAGVRAEEVVMLDRGDVHFGRGAFGKLHVRFGKGAKGSGPRPRGVPMLDGLDLVLRWYLDDVRGRFPDSSVLLCDESGGRMAAATIRNRLRHLMDVEGRPEAEWFSPHGMRRACATHNYERGVDLVAIQQLLGHWTVGSTMRYVRPSETFIEDAYQRAISATLTELTGQE, translated from the coding sequence GTGGGTGACGAGCGACTGCGGGTGATCTCGGGCGACGTCGCACCGGGCGTGGCGACGCGAGATCCGCAGTGTTTCCAGGCCGAATGTGTGGAGGCGTTCGTCGCGTCGTGGACCGCGCGTGGATTCGCGGAATCGACGATCGCCAACGACGTCGGCGTGCTGGAGCGGATGCTGGCGGCGCTGGGTCGGCCGGTGTGGGAGGTGACCGCCGCCGACGTCGATAGGGTGGTGGGCGAGCTGGCCAGCTCGGGTCGATCGGTGTCGACTCGGCGGAACTATGTGCAGGTGTTCAAGGGCTTTCACCGGTTCCTCGAGGTTCGCAAAGCGGCGGAGATCGAGGCAGCGTTCGGGGTGCGGCTGGCCTGTCCGCTGGACGAGTTCAACGCCGCCCGCCACGTCGGCGACGACTCGCCAACCGCGAACACGCCGCCGACACCGGAGCGGGTGGCGGCATTCTTCGAGTTCCTCAAGGCGCGGATCGCGACCGCGCGCAAGTATGGCCCGGCCGCGCGGGACTACGCGTTGTTCCGCACGCTGTATCACGCCGGAGTGCGCGCCGAAGAGGTCGTGATGCTCGACCGCGGCGACGTGCACTTCGGGCGAGGCGCATTCGGCAAGCTGCATGTGCGGTTCGGGAAGGGCGCCAAGGGATCCGGGCCCCGGCCACGGGGGGTGCCGATGTTGGACGGGCTGGATCTGGTGTTGCGCTGGTATCTCGATGACGTCCGTGGCCGGTTCCCGGACAGCTCGGTGCTGCTGTGTGACGAGTCCGGCGGCCGGATGGCCGCGGCCACGATCCGTAACCGGTTGCGGCACCTGATGGACGTGGAGGGTCGGCCCGAAGCGGAGTGGTTCAGCCCGCACGGTATGCGTCGTGCCTGTGCCACCCACAACTACGAGCGCGGCGTGGATCTGGTTGCCATCCAACAACTTCTAGGCCACTGGACGGTCGGGTCGACCATGCGGTACGTGCGCCCGTCGGAAACGTTCATCGAAGACGCCTACCAACGCGCGATCTCGGCGACGCTGACCGAGTTGACCGGACAGGAGTGA
- a CDS encoding SMP-30/gluconolactonase/LRE family protein: MKKLLDGGTFFEGPRWHEGAWYTSDLYTHRVLRVDTDGTTTEMGYAPNQPSGIGWLPDGTMLVVSMKDSRVLRRDRDGTLQLHGDLAPHTVGYANDMVVDQRGRAFVGTFGFDLFGGGTPAPGAVSRVDPDGTVTVVAEDLRFPNGMVVTPDGKTLIVAETFGARFTAFTIGEDGALHDRRVWGQVGKEPSYESIETIVQTDFAPDGCALDAEGHIWVADALYGRAVRVAPGGAIVDEVKAPNGLGLYSCTLGGPDGRTLLVCTAPSFAEEERKAAKESELYTHTVDVPRADGRP, from the coding sequence ATGAAGAAACTGCTTGACGGAGGAACCTTCTTCGAGGGCCCGCGGTGGCACGAGGGAGCCTGGTACACCTCCGACCTCTACACCCACCGGGTGCTGCGGGTGGACACCGATGGCACCACCACTGAGATGGGCTATGCCCCCAATCAGCCCTCCGGTATCGGTTGGCTGCCCGACGGCACCATGCTCGTGGTCTCGATGAAGGACTCGCGTGTGCTGCGCCGCGATCGCGACGGTACCCTCCAACTGCACGGTGACCTCGCGCCGCACACAGTCGGCTACGCCAACGACATGGTCGTCGATCAACGCGGACGCGCCTTCGTCGGAACATTCGGGTTCGACCTGTTCGGAGGTGGCACCCCCGCCCCCGGCGCAGTCTCCCGGGTCGATCCCGACGGCACGGTCACCGTCGTCGCCGAAGACCTGCGCTTTCCCAACGGGATGGTCGTCACCCCCGACGGTAAGACACTGATCGTCGCCGAGACCTTCGGCGCCCGGTTCACCGCATTCACCATCGGTGAGGACGGTGCGCTGCACGATCGGCGTGTGTGGGGACAGGTCGGCAAGGAACCGTCGTACGAGTCGATCGAAACCATCGTGCAGACCGACTTCGCACCCGACGGGTGCGCTCTCGACGCCGAGGGACATATCTGGGTCGCGGACGCACTGTATGGCCGGGCAGTACGCGTGGCACCCGGGGGGGCGATCGTCGACGAGGTGAAGGCCCCCAACGGTTTGGGGCTGTACTCCTGCACGCTCGGCGGACCCGACGGCCGCACCTTGCTGGTGTGCACTGCACCCAGCTTCGCGGAGGAGGAACGCAAAGCCGCCAAGGAATCCGAGCTATACACCCACACGGTGGACGTCCCCCGGGCCGACGGCCGACCCTGA
- a CDS encoding dodecin — protein MSNHIYRSIEIVGSSPDNADAALRNAIARAHETVRNLEWFEVIGTRGHIENGAVAHFQVSLKVGFRVEAGDNI, from the coding sequence ATGAGCAATCATATCTACCGCTCCATCGAAATCGTCGGCTCGTCACCCGACAACGCCGACGCAGCCCTACGGAACGCCATCGCCCGCGCTCACGAAACGGTGCGCAACCTGGAATGGTTCGAGGTGATCGGCACGCGAGGACACATAGAGAACGGCGCCGTCGCGCACTTCCAAGTATCGCTAAAAGTCGGTTTCCGGGTCGAGGCCGGCGACAACATTTAA
- a CDS encoding flavin reductase has translation MVNADSAIDPRHFRNVLGNFPTGVVAITSTDECDKPVGMAVGSFTSVSLDPPLVAFFPDKVSTTFPTIERSGRFCVSILNAQQQDVCRRLSLKGVDKFANISWTPAGSGAPRIDGAIGWIDCDIDTVHDAGDHYIVVGRVRDLQVETDHSPLIFFQGGYGRFASTSLTAPAEADLFQQLRYVDRIRDEMSTLANEFEGECCASTAIGDQLVLIGSSVADRLRTAPHTRLGQRMPFLPPLAVPLIAWEDSSKVTRWMSSSREVLDQDALAAAVDRVRDRGWSLVLESDQQRRFERAVAALPLRDASREQTLELTAATKSLILDDYEPALIHPDRKYDVRVMSVPVFDDRGSAVLLLSLYKLGRPLSGAEINDCCARLVTVAAAATAAIGGAPPP, from the coding sequence GTGGTAAATGCCGATAGCGCGATCGATCCACGCCACTTCCGGAACGTCCTGGGCAATTTCCCCACCGGAGTTGTCGCGATCACTTCGACAGACGAGTGCGACAAACCGGTCGGCATGGCAGTGGGGTCGTTCACATCGGTCTCCCTGGATCCCCCCTTGGTGGCATTCTTCCCCGATAAAGTGTCGACCACCTTCCCCACGATCGAACGCTCCGGACGCTTCTGCGTGAGCATCCTCAACGCACAACAACAAGATGTGTGTCGGCGACTCTCCCTGAAGGGAGTCGACAAGTTCGCGAACATCTCCTGGACACCCGCAGGCAGCGGGGCACCACGGATCGATGGCGCGATCGGGTGGATCGATTGCGATATCGACACTGTCCACGACGCCGGGGACCACTACATAGTCGTCGGACGCGTCAGAGACCTGCAGGTCGAGACGGATCACTCCCCGCTGATCTTCTTCCAAGGCGGGTACGGGCGATTCGCCTCGACATCGTTGACGGCGCCGGCGGAGGCAGACCTCTTTCAACAATTGCGCTATGTGGACCGAATTCGTGACGAGATGAGCACCCTCGCCAACGAGTTCGAGGGCGAGTGCTGCGCTTCCACCGCGATCGGTGACCAACTGGTGCTGATCGGAAGTAGTGTGGCCGACCGGCTCCGGACAGCCCCCCACACCCGACTTGGCCAGCGCATGCCGTTCTTGCCGCCGCTGGCTGTCCCATTGATCGCCTGGGAGGACTCTTCGAAGGTTACAAGATGGATGTCCTCATCGCGTGAGGTCCTGGACCAGGACGCGCTGGCAGCGGCCGTCGATCGGGTACGCGACCGCGGATGGTCCCTGGTGCTCGAAAGCGACCAGCAACGGCGCTTCGAACGCGCTGTCGCGGCACTACCGCTGCGGGACGCGAGCCGAGAGCAGACCCTCGAGCTGACTGCGGCAACTAAATCCCTCATCCTCGACGACTACGAACCCGCCCTTATTCATCCGGACCGCAAATACGACGTCAGAGTGATGAGCGTTCCGGTATTCGACGACCGTGGCTCAGCGGTGCTGTTGTTGAGCTTGTACAAACTGGGTCGACCGCTATCGGGAGCCGAGATCAACGATTGCTGCGCCCGGCTCGTCACCGTTGCCGCAGCAGCGACGGCCGCGATCGGCGGAGCACCTCCTCCATGA
- a CDS encoding transposase gives MRVVGTDRDARLGKLGMAKGYRPVLRDQVFLLPPDMREWLPADHLVWFLLETIDVLDTHEFDRRRRRGGVGAAGYDPRMLLGLLIYAYCRGIRSSRQIERLCSTDVAFRVLCAQDVPDHCTIARFRAECQDAFTGLFTQVLMIAGHAGLGHFGTVAIDGTKIAANASIDANRGHEWLSEQVTHMVAEAEQTDATENIRAAQRAHDDDDRVPARLMDQSSRARRIRQAADEVAAQLKRQRNNEDDRDAAARARLAKSQAGEPVVGRIPDGPHRLAEARAHLARETATHQSKLERRAALIAAGKKPMGAPPVPLEQHSRIIRARRVVEAALAAEHTAATKPAKRVLPKTVANTTDPQSRLMPTRRGFLQGYNAQLAVTSDQIIAAVQIGQSPNDIASLVPMMEASGRAAAMLHTDTGRSEHIIGVVLADAGYCSDSNLSAPGPERLIALNKTRDHAKAVIEQPVTGPPPEGASPRQAMSHRLRTPEGSRLYKRRGATVEPGIGNLKKVLDRFSGRGLNSALGELNLAASAFNLMKIHRATAS, from the coding sequence ATGCGTGTCGTCGGGACTGATCGTGACGCTCGTCTGGGAAAATTGGGTATGGCCAAGGGATATCGTCCGGTGTTGCGCGATCAGGTGTTCCTTTTGCCTCCGGATATGCGGGAATGGCTTCCTGCGGATCATCTTGTCTGGTTTCTGTTGGAGACGATCGACGTGCTCGATACCCACGAGTTCGACCGGCGTCGTCGCCGTGGTGGGGTGGGCGCGGCCGGTTACGACCCGCGGATGCTGCTGGGACTTCTGATTTATGCCTACTGCAGAGGGATTCGATCCTCGCGGCAGATTGAACGGTTGTGCTCGACCGATGTCGCGTTCCGGGTGCTGTGCGCGCAAGACGTCCCCGACCATTGCACGATCGCCCGGTTCCGCGCCGAATGCCAGGACGCGTTCACCGGGTTGTTCACGCAGGTACTGATGATCGCCGGCCACGCCGGTCTAGGGCACTTCGGAACGGTCGCAATCGATGGCACCAAGATCGCCGCGAACGCATCGATCGACGCCAACCGCGGGCATGAGTGGCTGAGCGAGCAGGTCACTCACATGGTTGCCGAAGCCGAACAGACCGACGCCACCGAGAACATCCGCGCTGCACAGCGTGCACATGATGACGATGATCGGGTTCCTGCCCGGCTGATGGACCAGAGCAGTCGTGCACGGCGAATCCGTCAAGCGGCCGACGAGGTGGCCGCACAATTGAAACGCCAGCGCAACAACGAAGATGACCGCGATGCAGCGGCACGGGCACGGTTGGCGAAATCTCAAGCGGGTGAACCTGTGGTCGGTCGTATCCCTGACGGACCGCACCGGCTCGCGGAAGCACGCGCCCACCTGGCACGTGAAACCGCTACTCACCAGTCGAAACTCGAACGGCGTGCCGCACTGATCGCCGCGGGGAAGAAACCGATGGGCGCCCCACCTGTTCCATTGGAACAGCACTCACGAATCATCCGCGCCCGACGAGTCGTCGAAGCCGCACTGGCAGCCGAACACACAGCCGCCACGAAGCCGGCCAAGCGTGTATTGCCGAAGACGGTGGCCAACACCACCGATCCACAATCACGGTTAATGCCGACCAGGCGCGGATTCCTCCAGGGCTACAACGCTCAACTCGCCGTCACCAGCGATCAAATCATCGCGGCCGTACAGATTGGTCAGAGTCCCAATGACATTGCATCCCTTGTACCGATGATGGAGGCAAGTGGGCGCGCCGCCGCGATGCTGCACACCGATACCGGCAGATCCGAACACATCATCGGTGTCGTCCTCGCTGACGCCGGGTACTGCAGTGACAGCAACCTTTCTGCGCCCGGACCAGAGCGGTTAATCGCGCTGAACAAGACACGCGACCACGCGAAAGCGGTCATAGAACAGCCCGTGACAGGACCACCTCCGGAAGGCGCGAGCCCGAGACAGGCGATGTCGCACCGGCTACGCACACCAGAAGGATCCCGTCTCTACAAACGCCGCGGGGCCACCGTCGAACCCGGCATCGGCAACCTGAAGAAGGTCCTCGACCGATTCTCCGGCCGTGGTCTAAACAGCGCCCTCGGCGAGCTCAACCTCGCGGCCAGCGCATTCAACCTGATGAAGATCCACCGAGCAACAGCCAGCTGA
- a CDS encoding helix-turn-helix domain-containing protein, giving the protein MQIRWKLRMAAAHREVWTGAQLQRLLAEKAGLELSSASVSALFTKQPSQLKLSTLIALCTALDCTPNDLFDIDTTPVAQPISSNPTKVAANDTRASRRGRSMPPI; this is encoded by the coding sequence ATGCAGATCAGGTGGAAACTTCGGATGGCCGCCGCCCACCGCGAGGTCTGGACCGGCGCCCAGCTGCAACGGCTGCTCGCGGAGAAGGCCGGATTGGAGCTGTCCTCGGCGTCGGTGTCGGCGTTGTTCACCAAACAGCCCAGCCAGCTCAAGCTGTCCACCCTGATCGCGTTGTGCACCGCCTTGGACTGCACACCGAACGACCTGTTCGACATCGATACTACCCCAGTCGCACAACCGATCTCGTCGAACCCGACCAAGGTCGCGGCGAACGACACACGGGCGTCGCGGCGGGGCCGGTCGATGCCGCCGATCTGA
- a CDS encoding acyl-CoA dehydrogenase family protein, with amino-acid sequence MLTNIFPNHPSPWETPEQHEFRLHTREFVAREVTDNQTRWAQQHQIDREVWKKLGDAGLLCPSIPEEFGGLGGNFGHEAIVQQELVFGLDTSIAHSVHSAIVAHYILAYGSDEQKCRWLPQMASGDLIGAIAMTEPTTGSDLQGIKTTARRDGADYVINGSKTFITNGSHCDLLIIVAKTDPGQGAKGISLIVAETANLPGFERGRVLEKIGGNGQDTRELAFVDMHVPAGNLLGDREGAGFSQLMNQLGQERLIIGVMAAAAAQTAVALATDYARERKAFGKPIIEFQNTRFVLAECKTDAFVGKTFIDYCIDDHIKRGLDSATASMAKLWCSEKQVEVIDRCLQIFGGYGFVMEYPIAQLYAAARVQKIYGGTNEIMKELIGRSL; translated from the coding sequence ATGCTCACCAATATTTTTCCGAACCACCCGAGCCCGTGGGAGACTCCCGAACAGCACGAATTCCGTTTGCACACACGTGAATTCGTGGCCCGCGAGGTAACAGACAACCAGACTCGCTGGGCACAGCAACATCAGATCGACCGCGAGGTATGGAAGAAGCTCGGCGATGCCGGCCTGCTCTGTCCCTCCATCCCCGAGGAATTCGGTGGACTCGGCGGGAACTTCGGGCATGAGGCGATCGTGCAGCAGGAACTCGTGTTCGGACTCGACACCTCGATCGCACACTCGGTCCACTCGGCGATCGTCGCGCACTACATCCTCGCCTACGGGAGCGACGAACAAAAATGCCGATGGCTGCCACAAATGGCGTCGGGTGACCTCATCGGAGCGATCGCGATGACCGAGCCCACCACAGGCTCGGACCTGCAAGGAATCAAAACCACTGCACGCCGCGACGGAGCCGATTACGTCATCAACGGCTCGAAGACCTTCATCACCAACGGCTCGCACTGTGATTTGTTGATCATCGTCGCAAAGACAGACCCCGGCCAGGGCGCAAAAGGTATCTCGCTCATAGTCGCCGAAACAGCCAACCTGCCCGGATTCGAGCGCGGTCGCGTCCTCGAGAAGATCGGCGGTAACGGACAGGACACGCGTGAACTCGCATTCGTCGACATGCATGTCCCTGCCGGGAACCTGCTGGGGGACCGCGAGGGTGCCGGGTTCTCTCAACTGATGAATCAACTGGGTCAAGAACGCTTGATCATCGGCGTAATGGCCGCCGCAGCAGCGCAAACAGCCGTTGCACTGGCCACCGACTATGCCCGCGAACGGAAAGCTTTCGGCAAACCGATCATCGAATTCCAGAACACTCGATTCGTTCTAGCAGAATGCAAAACCGACGCATTCGTAGGAAAAACCTTCATCGACTACTGTATCGACGATCACATCAAGCGCGGCCTCGATTCAGCCACCGCTTCAATGGCCAAGCTGTGGTGCTCGGAGAAACAGGTCGAAGTAATTGACCGCTGCCTGCAAATATTCGGTGGATACGGATTCGTCATGGAATACCCCATCGCCCAACTCTACGCTGCGGCGCGGGTGCAGAAAATCTACGGCGGCACCAACGAGATCATGAAAGAACTCATCGGACGCTCCCTCTGA
- a CDS encoding PDR/VanB family oxidoreductase, whose translation MSEEHELDLVVTSHRQIADQVAQLVLQRPDGGELPKWTPGAHLDLIMEPGLVRQYSLCGEPTDLTRYKIAVLREPKSRGGSRYVHDHLSDGAVVHMRGPRNHFELDPSPRYLFIGGGIGVTPLVPMVAQAVADGADVRIEYGGRSRGSMAYLHELESEYPDRLTVHPQDEVGMIDLDSVLKVPQPDTLIYCCGPEALLQAVEERCSAWPDGALHLERFAPKELGDPIRTESFDVVLERTGKTVTVPPDKSVLEMLDEAGVFTVSSCQEGTCGTCEAVVLEGEVDHRDSLLSPAEQAANDVMYPCVSRAKSARLILDL comes from the coding sequence ATGTCTGAGGAGCACGAACTCGACCTCGTGGTGACGAGCCATCGACAGATCGCCGACCAGGTGGCGCAGCTGGTCTTGCAGCGACCGGACGGCGGTGAGCTGCCGAAGTGGACGCCCGGGGCACACCTCGATCTGATCATGGAGCCGGGACTGGTGCGACAGTATTCACTCTGCGGTGAACCGACCGACCTGACGCGGTACAAGATCGCCGTACTTCGCGAGCCGAAGAGCCGCGGTGGTTCCCGATACGTGCATGACCACCTGAGTGATGGGGCAGTCGTGCATATGCGAGGACCCCGCAACCACTTCGAGTTGGATCCGTCCCCCCGCTACCTGTTCATCGGCGGCGGCATCGGGGTTACCCCCCTCGTACCGATGGTTGCTCAGGCGGTTGCCGACGGCGCCGACGTGCGTATCGAATACGGTGGACGCAGCCGGGGATCGATGGCCTACCTGCACGAGCTCGAGTCCGAATACCCTGACCGCCTGACAGTTCATCCGCAGGACGAGGTCGGAATGATCGACCTCGACTCCGTGCTGAAGGTTCCGCAGCCGGACACACTCATCTACTGCTGCGGGCCGGAAGCACTCCTGCAGGCGGTCGAAGAGCGCTGCTCAGCCTGGCCGGACGGAGCCCTGCACCTCGAGCGCTTCGCTCCCAAAGAGCTCGGCGACCCGATCCGCACCGAATCCTTCGACGTCGTACTCGAGCGGACGGGTAAAACGGTGACCGTCCCACCGGACAAGTCAGTGCTCGAGATGCTCGACGAGGCCGGCGTATTCACGGTGTCCTCATGCCAGGAGGGCACGTGCGGCACTTGTGAGGCGGTGGTCCTCGAAGGCGAGGTCGACCACCGCGACAGTCTGCTCAGTCCAGCCGAACAGGCAGCGAATGACGTTATGTACCCATGTGTCTCACGCGCAAAGAGCGCCAGACTGATCCTCGACCTTTAG